In a single window of the Zea mays cultivar B73 chromosome 5, Zm-B73-REFERENCE-NAM-5.0, whole genome shotgun sequence genome:
- the LOC100501242 gene encoding Tubby-like protein 4: MATVPNPKTTRARREPALRPRSNNVAAAPAPAPAVASVRRGPAASAEKENQPPKSLGHGKAAAAATAAEPPKPAEPAPVVAPPPPPLRPSSLQLRMKDEAAAAALPAFVVGPRGRELLPPPSSNYEAWDLSDSESAPASSWATLPNRALLCRPLPQDVGRCTCVIAREAATGARGVALYSLYTNEGQGRQDRKLAVARHRRRRGRSEFVVAQNQDGIFCTADTSFLGAVRANLVGSKYRIWGQGDELKNQSKRLLAVVAFAPTITTLTGSFRSLRAWIPKNQSMQLKANSSAQIQHVSGLPKDWQEKKSRADQLCSRAPFYNHMTKRYELDFRERAGRMGYKVQTSVKNFQMTLEENGRQTVLQLGRVGKSKYIMDFRYPLTGYQAFCICLASIDAKLCCTL, from the exons ATGGCGACCGTCCCAAACCCCAAGACGACCAGGGCCAGGAGGGAGCCGGCGCTGCGTCCCCGAAGCAACAACGTCGCGgcggctccggctccggctccggccGTGGCGAGCGTCAGGCGCGGGCCGGCGGCATCCGCCGAGAAGGAGAACCAGCCGCCCAAGAGCCTCGGCCACGGGAAGGCGGCGGCTGCGGCGACGGCCGCCGAGCCGCCGAAGCCCGCGGAGCCGGCGCCGGTTGTAGCGCCACCTCCGCCGCCGCTGAGGCCGTCGTCGCTGCAGCTCCGCATGAAGgacgaggcggcggcggcggcgctgcccGCGTTCGTCGTCGGGCCCAGGGGCAGGGAGCTGCTCCCGCCGCCGTCCTCCAACTACGAGGCGTGGGACCTCTCCGACAGCGAGTCCGCGCCGGCCTCCTCCTGGGCCACGCTCCCCAACAG GGCGCTGCTGTGCCGGCCTCTGCCTCAGGACGTCGGACGGTGCACGTGCGTCATCGCCAGGGAGGCGGCCACCGGCGCCAGAGGCGTCGCGCTCTACTCCCTCTATACCAAT GAGGGGCAGGGGCGGCAGGACCGCAAGCTGGCGGTGGCGCGGCACCGGAGGAGGAGGGGCAGGTCCGAGTTCGTCGTGGCGCAGAACCAGGACGGCATCTTCTGCACCGCCGACACCAGCTTCCTCGGCGCGGTGCGCGCCAACCTGGTCGGATCCAAGTACCGAATCTGGGGCCAG GGTGACGAGCTCAAGAACCAGTCGAAGCGGCTCCTTGCCGTTGTCGC GTTTGCCCCCACCATCACCACGCTCACCGGGAGTTTCAGGAGCTTGAGGGCATGGATCCCCAAGAACCAGTCCATGCAGCTCAAGGCAAACAGTTCTGCTCAG ATCCAGCATGTCAGTGGGCTCCCAAAGGATTGGCAGGAGAAGAAGAGCAGAGCTGACCAGTTGTGCTCAAGAGCCCCGTTCTACAACCAT ATGACAAAGCGCTACGAACTGGACTTCAGAGAAAGGGCAGGAAGGATGGGGTACAAGGTGCAAACATCGGTCAAGAATTTTCAGATGACTTTGGAG GAAAATGGGAGGCAGACGGTGTTGCAGCTTGGTAGGGTTGGCAAATCCAAGTACATAATGGACTTTAG ATACCCGCTGACCGGCTACCAAGCGTTCTGCATCTGCCTGGCATCGATCGACGCGAAGTTGTGCTGCACCCTGTGA